gtttacgCCCTGCAGCGAGGTGTTTTGAAGATGTAGACTTGTAAAATTCTTGTTTAAAGTGATAATGAGAGAGGATTAAGGTTCAAGCCTATCAAGAGCTTGTTTTTTGAATCTTTGAGACTACAGAAGAAACACGGAGAATGCAATTTTTCTAACAGACAAGGGCATTTGCTCTATCTGAATCAAAATCTGCAGAAAAATGAACAACGCAACAACAATTCGTGATAGCTTGACTATCTAGATTCtccacaaaaaaaaggaaagaaacaaagtAACAGAAAACGGCTTCAGCATACAGAGGCTTGTGTTATGATGAATTGTCACTGTAATTTAGATCCTACTGAAAACATTAGCGAATAGAAAAGCTGATAATCACATTTTGATCATAGGAAAGCTGGGTATAGAAATACTAGAGGCTTACAAACACAAATTTATTTACACAGACGATAAAGATGCACAGATTCAGGTGACAGTTTTAGAATGGTATTGTAAATGGCAAGGCATATATCTCAGCTTGGGCCAAATACTGAGCTGTTGGGTATAGAGAAGAAATCGGGTGAGACAATCTATCATTGCTAGCTCTATAGATTTTAGTGTAATCACTTCTAGGCAGTCTCTCGGGCTTCCTCTCGTAGAGCCAAACTAGATTATCAAATTCCGGGTTCCCGCTCTTCATGGGAAGGGGAATCCAGTTTACATCTAGCTCCCAAAAGTTTAATTCTGTATGCTGCAAGCCACTTCCAGAGTATTGGGATATAAGAGCCGACGCAGCCTTCCTATCTCTTACGAGCTCAGTTTGAGAACATGAATGGCACAACTCAACACCAGGTCTATCCGATTCAAAGGCAGTGGTTGTGGACTCACTGCAGGTAGAAAAGAACTCCTCTTCGGAGCAGCTTTTGGGCAATTCAGATTTCTCTTGGACAAGAAAATCCATTGCTGTAATAGAGCACACTGGTTTACCAAACACCAGATCTTGATCTTCATGCCCTTGCAATTGGATATCAATCCAAAAAACGCTTCCTGTTTTAACAAACACAAAAGGCACGTATCAGGAACAAACATATAAACATCCAGAAAGAGTAGCAAATAGAAATGCACTCACCATGACTTTGGCACCTTTCAGTCCCCTTCCTCTCGGCACTCTGGCTGGTGCCAAAAGAGTCATATAAGCTGTCTGATATTGAAGGCTGCTTGAGCTCTTCGGCAAGACTAGTTCTCTCTGTTCTTCGAAATTCATGTTCATTCTTCGCTAGATAGTAGCTGCTTACATCGCCATCCTCTCTCCGGTGTTGCACCTGCCTTCTGTGAGGATTATACCTTTTCTTCTTAATCTGTCCCCCCTCCAATCCTTCTTCGATTTTTTGcctcctcttctctttcttcttctcctctttcttcCTTCGCTTCTCAACCTCGGCCTTTTCTCTCCTGACCTTTAAAATGGAGAAGGCCAACACTAAACTTGAGAAACTGACTTACACGAAGATGACATAACTCGGAAGCAATATCAAGCAAATGCAGaggaaattaagaattaaaaagcCTGAGTTTCTATACAAGCACAATAATTTCAGCTtacttttctgaaaattttcaaaatcaagtttATTCAACTCTAATGCATAGTTTCATATTATTCTAAGTACTCCAACAGCTTGTGGATTTGAACAAGcaagaaaaactcaaaattgaAGATAGTTGAAATGTACGAGTTCTTTCGAGCAACTCTAATGCATAGTTTCATATTATTCAAAGTACTCCAACAGCTTGTGGATTTGAACAAGcaagaaaaactcaaaactgAAGATAGTTGAAATGTACGAGTTCTTACGAGTAGAACTAATGAAAATAAGAACAtgtaattaaaaagtttatcttTTATCAATTCCCTGAACCGCCAAACAATCAACATCAACTTAATTTGGGTCCAAAAAACCTGAAGCCAAGCTATCAAGAACGAAATCACAACTATGTTGTCTCCCTCTCTAATCTCTTAAAACCCTCACTTATTCTTCCTATACAAGTAACGTTGTCACAAAATTGCAAGTCAAAATTACGCCATACCTCATATATGATGATAACAAGAACCCATCAAGATTCAAGGTCTGGCTTGTAACTaaacaaatcaagaatcaaCTAAAGTTAAGAATCAATAACTAACCTTAATCAACTCTATCAAGGCTTCCCCTTTCACTCCGTTCCACACGTACCCTGGTGGAGGGAACCGTATACACCTTGACATAGTGATTGTTCTACTCTTAAAACCACTTTTAAACCACGAAACACTAATTGATGCTGTCTAAAAACCACAAAACTAGCAAAATTGTGATAAACccacaatttattttctgttaTTTGGCGTAAATTATCAGGCTATGAAGTAAACCGTGTTCAGGCCTCAGGGTATGCAGTTTCTAGGAAACTTAAATAGTTTTTGGCTTTCGTTGATACTACTAGTTTGTTTAATAAAAGATCAAGGAGCTAATTAAGCCTAAAACTGAAGCGAAGTATAGAGGGTTTCCATATAAAGAGCGTGATATTAGGGGATTGATAAAAGGAATGCAGAGATTTTGTGCATAGTGGAAGCAAATACATAAATTGTGATCCTTCCACGATTATTTTCTTGCTGGAGGGATTTTCCTGGGTTATGTTATTTCCCTTTTCCAATATTTGGACCtgctccatttttattttatttttttcatgagcGACCTCGTGGGCATCGAGCTATCTCTATTTTAGATTCCACTCTTTCAAGGTTTTAATCCGGCAATTTAGAAGTAAAATTGCAAATACTATAGATCAAGTTGCTCACCAAGAATAGCACTGATCTAGTCAGTGAGTGATTATATTCCCCATCAGATTTACCTTCAATGCCAGATCATCAGAAatccatgatgttttttttttaagtagtcGAATTATAATTCAGATAGCATGCTTTTATCAAAATAAGCAGGTAATCCATGATTCAGGAGTAGAGgttagaaaaaaactgaaaaaatgattaaactgagaaaataaaaaaaaataactgaaaaaaccgaatcgtgaaaaaaaactgattaaaccgattagaattttaaaaaaatcaagcggttcggttcggttttggttttataagtctgaaaccgaaaaagccaaaccggaaaaaaccgagacagcggtttgaaccggttttttccccaaaataaccgaactgaaactggtcggtttgaaccggtttcgatTTGGTTTcggctttttaaaaaaaaaaaccggttttagttactttttttataaaaatcaaaccgaactgaaaataatcatCTCTATACAAGAGGCATACTTATGCAAAGTTTAGATTACAAATCATGatgattaactcgagttaataaaaaatattaaaattaaaaaaaatattattttttaaaaattaaatgggtCTCCGGGGATAAAAATAAGTCtttaaaatcctaaattaaattGTCTGATGAGATCAGATATAATGGATAATTTTGATGCTTGCAAGGTAAAAACCATCatctaattattaaataaataaaaaacgttcacatatatcaaattaatgtaTCTCcagtttgtttttaaatcaaagttttttttcctcgaaGTTAATCAAAATTTGAGGGAGCAAGGGGTTTGAAATTTCGGTGTGCATTAATGTGGGTGTGATCCAAATGCATTTAGCATTTTGGAAGGCATTATTATATTGCATTAATGTGGGTGTGATCCAAATGATAAATGGCAGCTTCTATTTTTACAcgcatgaaaataattaattcttttttagtggAATGATATAAAATGTTAAACTCTTaccatataaatttatattttctttttcatgagaaaatcaagaaaaggctatgtgtttcattattattattattattattattattattattattatgtatctATGTCCATAGGCTCATttctttatgaatttatttgttgATAATAATTTGGTAAAGGAAAAATCATAAAGACCCCATGATTGAACAAACTAATTACTTGATCATTTTATGCTATTGATGTTGGTTGCAACTCTCGTCCCGATTGATTTAGGtcttatttgtatttaaaatattttaaaaaaaattaaaaaaattttatttttttattttaaattaataatttttagtatttttaaataattttgatgcgttgatatcaaaataatttttaaaaaataaaaaatattattttaatatattactaagtaaaaaccaatttgaaaaggaaaaacaactaggatatttattaaactttaaCAAAACTTATTTGTCctttacaaattttttaaaaaaaaattattttaaattaatattttttatgtttttagataattttgatgcgctgatattaaaaataatttttaaaaaataaaaaaatatattattttaatatatatttttagtgaaaAGCAATCGAAACCTAGGTTGTatttaactttaacaaaacTTATTGTCCTTTACAAATACGTGTCAATCAAAGGAAGCtgattatgttataattattttcattaattatgtTATATACTTGGAAAAAAGAGTTTAAACGTGTTTAATCTTTTTTAGCTGGTGGTCTTGAGATCGTGAGTGCATGTCAGTCTTGGCTCTAATCTTGAATCTCTACTTATCAATCCAACCTCTTCAGTTTTTCCCCAAATTGAATCTAAGCTTCCAAGTTTTAGGaactaattatattaattttaaagttgatttgGTGGTTAAaatcgttttttatttttatttttatttttattttatgggtttaaactttaaagcTATTGTTCCAtagaattattaatttcatttaaataattctaaatctacCGGgaatccatttcgttttttccATTATAACAAAATGCAATAATCCACAAATTTGCTCGTAAGATTTATCTTATTttggaaacaaataaaaaaattatcacgtAATCATtgtttattcaaattttaatttaacaacGTTATTATTTTGGAAGTTTCATGAATTACCcctgaaaaattaataaaaaaaagatttttaattaacGAAATTGACCTGGGGGATATGTTCCtacaaacaattaattaataattaataaaagaaaccaAATTCTCTTATAAATCTAAGAAATGGACGGTCATGATTTAGATCAAAGAAAACTCTCACCAGGATGGCCCACAATAAATGTCTTCACACCATAAAACAAAATCGAccatacaattttaaaaaaaaaacgttaataaaaaaaaaaatcgaccaTACAATTTCTcgatatttttgtaattttaggtACTAGTCCCTCAAATACCTATAAATTGACAGCTAAGGGGACCAATCGTCTTTCATTCTTGACTGCGTTAATTAGAAGAGAGACCTTTGCTTTCGTTCCCTCTATCTTTCTTTTATGGAATAGGAACCAAATTCATCTTCTCTGGTACGctcatttttactttatttagcTTTATTACTCtccattttaagtttttttttttcctttttgaggAACTGCCACTTGGTGTTTAGGGTTATTTATGATTATGGTTATGATTTTTCATGGATTCTGTCTTGACTGTCTTTTTATTTCCATCTCTCTCTTTCGGTCGTTGCCACATAAACCTTAGTTTTGTCGAAGTATCTTAATTTCTCTGCTTTTGATTTCATGTTCatggtaaatattttttttttttaataattatttccattgatcgagttgtgtttttttttttgctttgattgcTATCGGGGTTGAATTAGTTGAATTTGTGatattttagcattttgtgTTTGGGTTTTGGTGGATTTTCCGAGTTGCTTACTTAAAATCCATCTTTTGCAGCTTAGGAGTGCATTTTTGTGCTCACAAATTTATCATCTGGGTGTTACTAAATTCTGGTAAAAGATAGGATTCGATTGAAATTATCATCCGGGTCAGCATCAAAATTTCGAATTTATACTTGCTTCATCGGATTTTGGATCtgcctttcttttgtttggcAAATTTGTGCTATAATGGACGATGGAGAGTTAGATTATTCAAACCAAGAATTGTTTTTGAGTCCGAATATGGATGATCTTCCAAGCAGTTGTTCTTATGGTTTCTTGGATGAGCTACTGATGGATACTCCTCATGCTTGTACTCATACACACACATGCAATCCTCCTGGTCCCGATAATCCTCACACACACGTTTGCTTTCATGCACATACAAAACTTTTGTCCTCTTCTGAGGACAAGGTTGAGAGTGAAGACACTGCGGAGTCCATAGAGAAAAAGTCAAAGAAACGGCCATTGGGCAATAGGGAGGCTGTCCGAAAGTATAGGGAGAAGAAGAAGGCAAAGGCTGCCTCTTTGGAGGATGAAGTTAAGCGTTTGCGAGCTTTGAACCAACAGTTACTAAAGAGGCTGCAAGGACAGGCTGCATTGGAGGCAGAGGTTGCAAGGCTCAAGTGTTTACTGGTAGACATCAGGGGGAGAATTGAAGGGGAGATTGGATCTTTTCCATATCAGAAATCAGCTAATAATGTGAATTTGACCAATTTTCCTGGTTCTCTTGTGATGAATCCATGTAATATAAGGTGTGATGATCAGGTTTATTGCCAGCATCCTGGGTTGGATGGCAAAGGTGGAGAAGGTGAAGCATTGAAAGGACAAGGGTTTAACAGTTGTGAGTTTGAGAACCTTCAGTGTATGGAGTATCAGAATTCAGGAATGAGAGACTTACCTGGGTGTAGCATTGGGAATGAGGAAATGAATGGCAATTCTTCCAGTGCAAACAAGAGGAAAGGTGAAACTCATTGTTCttaatattttgcttttaatcgAACTGTGGATGTAGGATGAGCTGATTGATTAACAACCAACTTGAGTATAATTggtttgatctatttttttaagaagaacTTGTTGATTGCCTTGTTATTATAAACTGTAGTGGGATGAATTCTGGAAATTAGGTCAAGCACTTGTTGTGTTTTGCTTACTGTGCAACTATAAAGCATGTATTCCTGTGATAAAAGACTTTGATTGCATGTAGAGAATGAAGTGAATGTTAAAAGGATATAAGTGAGACCTTCCATGGAAAGTTTGCTTAAGGCACTTGTTCTCATTTCACCTCAAAGAGTCATCTCATTCACATTGTATGTTACCTGGAAAAACAATCCCAAACTGGAGAAAGGTGTGATCATGTGTATTAAATGGTATTTTCCAGCCATATACAAGATTAAGGTGTTTTAAATGGTATGGACTACACTGCTGATGTCTTCTTGTAGTTGCATTGATCGAGTAGCTAATGAAccaaatttggattttgttaCTGATTGTGGTGTTTTTATCCTGTTAGGAGGGGCTTGTGAAGCAACAGTAAGTTGAAGAACTGTCAAACTGAGGTCAGCATTTTCAGTGAGGATGCATGTGCTTCCACTAAGTACTTCTGTTGAGTGGCAGCATCAGCTTCATCAATATGCCTTTTTGGGTTTGGTTAGTTTTTAAttcctttcccttttcattttgtGTATTTCTTCATCCAGGTGTTGGGTTACTCGGCTGAAGCTGCCTAGCTGGTGTTTGGTTAGTTTGTGAAATTGGCTGAAAAAATCCTTTGTAAAATGGAGACTTGATGGATCCTTTGCTAGTAGAACTTATGAGCGGAGACCGACCTATGGTTTTCTATGAAGCTCAACTTACATTTACAAAGCTTTAAATCAACCATATTCTTTATATCCAAGCTTGACCTTAACAACAAGTAGGAGTGGTGTTGTTTGATGAAGATATTGTTGATACGGtcccctttcttctttctttttacaaGTTTTGGCAGtttgtttaagaatttttaCATTCCCAAGCAATATGATTTCTTTATTGCTGAATTACAGAATTTGGTAAGGTGGGAACGTGTTTGACGTTTCATTAGTGAATCAAACAATTTGCTGTCTGTAATCGATCCGAGTGTCCTGTGAATTGTGAAATTTGCGTTCAGAACTTGCTGCTTACCATGACTGAGACAGGAATAGCAAGGTATGGTGAGGTTAATCTTTCCAAATTCAATATTGTTTCGTACCTTGGTACTTCTTTGCAACAAGGGAAAAGAGGATTCTGTGTTAAATAGTTATTCAAGTAGAAACAGTATGTTTAGAGTGAAAGGGCtgtcaatttaatgttgaaagctGCTAATCTTCTTATTTATGCACCCTTTGTAAGGAAATGGTGGAGTAGAGCCTTAAGGTCCTCAAGGGGTAGTTGGATTTACTGCCCCTTTCAACTTCTGTCTCTAGTTAACATGGTCTTTCTTGCTTTTGCTCATTTTATTTAGAGACACAAAAAAAGTTACGAATTGAAAGCAGTTTTGGACCAACTAGGTTATGTTAATTGGAGGATAATTGTTATCGTTTGGATGTCAAGATTGCTTCACTTCActggattttttattattattttttttcattgaaggaagaaaattagaatttagataATGCATATCTTTGGATGAATGAAGTTTAGCATCACCAACAGTAAACCATCAGAATGAATTCTGTGCTTTAGAAAAACACAGATCTGATAAAAGTTCTACAAATAACTGATGTCCTCAGTTTCTCATCCATTCGCTTTGGTTATTTTCAAAGTGTTCCTAGAATCCATCTAGTTTTCTGGGTACACTCGTTCTTGGTTCACCCTTAACACGAGATTAAGACCAAACAGTGAGTGGTAGGGTAACCATATCTGTGAGGATATATGTTACAGGCTGACAGGGAATCAGAAAACTTCCAATTTTGATGGATGGCTATTTGGTTATATGTTTGAATGTTTAGTTCTACAGAaaattttataagcaaaaagaTCATAACTGCACAATATAACTTCCTTGACCCCACAATTTGATCTGAGCTACTTGCACCCTCGTATGTAGAAGCACCATatctgtttttgtgttttttctcctcCCAAAGCTGCGTGAAGAGAGCAACACAAGGCCTTTTATTTATGTTGGATCCGTGAAATTTCTGGCTGACCATGCCTGGTTGTATGTGTGATTTCTTATTCaactataataaatattttttaatcaacttaTGTGTCATGTGTTGTTGTCTTCCCAGATACTTTAATTTATTCTCTATGAATTATATTCTTGTCGCGTCCTTTTAGTTCTTGAGCTCAAAAGGGCAAGCTTTTTACCCTCCTTTCTTTTCCCTAAAGAAGAAGCCTCCCTTCTATGGcccataaaagtaaaaaaatctctagttattaaaagagaaaatttgGATCCAGGACCTTCCCATAAATAGCTccactattttttttccctcgattttctttatgaaattcttttttttttacatggagtttataaaaaaataattaagagaagCATCTCCTAAGCCAATAACTAATAAATATGTATCTGACTTCTAATATGCCCATTGATTGCTTTTTATATGGCCCGTCAATGGGCATATCTCTGAAGTCTCTCAATCTGTCATTTTCCCACGATTTACATTAAAATTCCAGTGAAGAAAGTAAATTTGACAAGTGtgggtaattttaatattaggttgtttgaaGGTGtggttatagttgttttttaaaataatgatatgaaatattaaaaaatattaatttaaaattaaaaaaaaattaattaattaatttttttaaaaaaaattttaaatacaaaaacaaacagataaaGTCAACTCTCCCTCTAAAcatgtgtttgattaaaaaaaaaaaattattcgttATTCTTAACCATGGATAAAGGGACATCCCATTTCGtcagaatcaataaataaagagccatttcaacatttaattttcttgGCTATTAATAGGAGATGCAATTACACTTTGCGGACTTAATAAATCTATCGCTAAATTCGAGGAATGCAAGGGAGGGAAAAACATGAGAatcaatattgaaattaaaactctaaaataaGTACTTCAAAGGAAGAATAACAATACGGGGTGGTGAAGAAACTAACTAAAGAAATCAAGTGAGATAATTTCATCTCTTACATGAGATAATATCTTTTCCATCATAAAAAATCCATGCCTTGAGAGTTATCAACGCACGCACTTGTGTCTCCTATTCTTTGCAATATATCCCTGCAAAAGAATTGAATTcaaggaattaggatcaagaCTAACAATGGTTGGGCAGAGACATGAACAGCAACGGAgacattttatgttttttcaagagGAAAGTCTTTTGTCGAAAGAAagagaaaccaaaccaaatcatCATTAAGGAAGATTAATTACCCTCGTCCTCCAGGTTCTCAATATCCAAGTGGAGCTTCTCCATCTTAGGAGTGACCTTAAGCATAAAaacggcaaaaaaaaaaaaaaatcagagagagGGGTTGATGAGaattaataaatatgatattttcaataGAGGTGGGGCGTGAAAACTACACAGAGACCACACTCACCAGTACAATGATTGAAGGTATGATAGGTGAAAGTGCTATCGCTAAAGATTTCATGTGTAGACCATCGAGCATGGCAAGAATTGCAGCTAAAATACTGTGTTGGATAACTGCACGGGCAACAGCTAAGGAATCTTCACTCTTTCCAATATACTTCACATAGCTGAGTACAAGAATGGAAGTTGCAGCAAAATTCTTCGAAAGATCCAAGCTAGGCTCCATGTCAGTGCTGTTGTTGGCGTTAAGGTAGATCCATAGACCATAGAACCCACGTAAAAAGCAAATCAGAGTGCCAAGTCGTTCTCGTGTTCTGGATATGAGTTCTGTTTGCTTGTTATAGAACAAGTCCAATAAGTTTCGTTGATCTAAGAATCGAAGAAAACAATGTGTTGCGTATAAGGCGGGTGTGACCATGAAAAGGAATACCAAGTGATGATTAGCGGTAGGGTAATTCTTTCTTGTAGCAATGCATACGTTCGGGTACATCAACGCACTAGATGCTAAGCCTGCCAGACACATAAATAACTTGGTTAGGAACCTAGCTAATTCTACAGCCTCAGTCATGgtgctattttgatttttgtgagAGATGATACTTGATGTGTTATAGTTAAACCCTAGATATATAGCCGTCTGTGCGTGTAAGGTACAGTTGAGCTGTTTTATTAGGATTCTATCACCAAGTCTTTCCTATCACGATTCCATGTTCAAGTCATTGGATTGTTTTTAATAGGATTCTATctccaagtcttttttttttttctaatcatggATTCTACGTCCAAGTCGAATGCactttggattgttttaatagCATTGGATACTTGATATTTCAGATTATTATCTGCCATAAAATGGCTTGCTTGAACTATTTAGGTGCCCGataatacaatttaaataaaGTCAGGCGGTAGCACTGCCACTAGCAAGGTGGTGATGCGTGCCATGGATAGCAAAAATACAGTTACGACTTTAAGGCGGtgcaaatcatgtttttaaaaaaatttaaatatttttaaaaaaaaaattaattttttaatattttaaatcgttttaaaaataatctttaaagaataaaaaaacatcattttaatacatttcagtatgaaaaattctttaaaaagcaactacaACGAAACTCGCAGATGATGTTATCCCATGAAACACACGTTAAAGCTATCCGGTTTTCATCTCCGATCAACTAGTATTAAGCATGAAGGGGCACAAATTGCatataaaatgtttaaattaacAGTAGTTGGCCATGTTTGGTGCGAaggttaaaaacaaatcatcgtCTCGTTGCCTAATTAAGCTACGAAGATCGGCTTTTCGCTCATTTCTCAGCTAGAGGTGGCTCCTCAGCAGATGCTATGTCATCTTCATCACGATAGATACTTTCAGCCATTTGCCACACTTGAAGTGTGTTGTCATCAGCCACGCTTGAGATGACCCATGGTTCATTTTTATTCCATGAAAAATCTGATATCTTGGCCTTGTGACCTCCGTGAGAGAAAAGAAGTTCTGGTGGGCCGTCGTCAGCATCTAACTCTAACTGCTCCTCACCAATCCTGAAGGCATCAAGATAGTGGTTAGATAATTTTCATGGAAcatacaataatattttcataacaTATCCAGCCCTTATCGATAAAACCAGAAAGGACAGGGATTTTATTGGATGGTTAAGGTCCTCATATGATGATGAAAATCCAGTGATTTGGAGATCGTATAATTGATCACTTGAAGTTGCTAAACACTGTAGTAAGCGGCAATTGCTAATGACCAAGCTATACAGTCAACTAGCAATTCAGGTACCGTattcatctttttaattaatagaagGAAGAAGGATAAGAGATCATCCAAACTCCATCTCTAATCACTGAATCTAACAAAGGCTGGAGTTGATTACAACTATTccaataagaaacaaaaattatcgACTATTTTTCTCTATTAGGACATCTAATGAGAGAGAAATGGAGCAAAAGAAAACCACGTCATACTATTAAAGGGAAATGGATCAAAACTAAATTACTCCATCTTTGAACATATTCACAAATGTCTGATGAAAATACCTGTTCAGATCCCAAACGTTCAACCTTCTGTCATCAGCAGAGGATGCTAGCACTGTTTCATGATTAGGATCCCATTCTACTTGGAATACCTCTTCTCTGTCAGAAATAAGCATCGCAACAGATAGAAGTAGTCAATGCCATGGGGAAATAAACTACAGATATAGAAGAAATGCCACCACCCAGGGGCCAGAATGCAGGGCCATCCAGAATGCATATCacttgtctctttttttataaacaaaaacttaaacaacACCGGTCACAAAATTTATTGCAGTGTTAATATAAGATGATACAAACACATCGATTTGCAAGTATTGAAAATTTTTCCATTCTCGATaccaataaagaaaagagagctGCACAACGGTGATATTCGAAATACAAGGTTCAGATGTACGTGTACTAT
This region of Populus trichocarpa isolate Nisqually-1 chromosome 9, P.trichocarpa_v4.1, whole genome shotgun sequence genomic DNA includes:
- the LOC7472116 gene encoding uncharacterized protein LOC7472116 produces the protein MSRCIRFPPPGYVWNGVKGEALIELIKVRREKAEVEKRRKKEEKKKEKRRQKIEEGLEGGQIKKKRYNPHRRQVQHRREDGDVSSYYLAKNEHEFRRTERTSLAEELKQPSISDSLYDSFGTSQSAERKGTERCQSHGSVFWIDIQLQGHEDQDLVFGKPVCSITAMDFLVQEKSELPKSCSEEEFFSTCSESTTTAFESDRPGVELCHSCSQTELVRDRKAASALISQYSGSGLQHTELNFWELDVNWIPLPMKSGNPEFDNLVWLYERKPERLPRSDYTKIYRASNDRLSHPISSLYPTAQYLAQAEIYALPFTIPF
- the LOC7494246 gene encoding basic leucine zipper 23, translating into MDDGELDYSNQELFLSPNMDDLPSSCSYGFLDELLMDTPHACTHTHTCNPPGPDNPHTHVCFHAHTKLLSSSEDKVESEDTAESIEKKSKKRPLGNREAVRKYREKKKAKAASLEDEVKRLRALNQQLLKRLQGQAALEAEVARLKCLLVDIRGRIEGEIGSFPYQKSANNVNLTNFPGSLVMNPCNIRCDDQVYCQHPGLDGKGGEGEALKGQGFNSCEFENLQCMEYQNSGMRDLPGCSIGNEEMNGNSSSANKRKGGACEATVS
- the LOC7494245 gene encoding uncharacterized protein LOC7494245 translates to MTEAVELARFLTKLFMCLAGLASSALMYPNVCIATRKNYPTANHHLVFLFMVTPALYATHCFLRFLDQRNLLDLFYNKQTELISRTRERLGTLICFLRGFYGLWIYLNANNSTDMEPSLDLSKNFAATSILVLSYVKYIGKSEDSLAVARAVIQHSILAAILAMLDGLHMKSLAIALSPIIPSIIVLVTPKMEKLHLDIENLEDEGIYCKE